In Flavobacterium endoglycinae, one DNA window encodes the following:
- a CDS encoding endo-1,4-beta-xylanase, protein MKQYILGALTALMFASCSNDEKVVLKYADEGDSGNPNPITQTLKEKSKFKIGAAVKMKDLQNEANYKNAVLKHYNQITAEFEMKMASIWSSSTTYNYTAADYLVGFAKDNNMEVHGHTLVWYDSFPEWFKKAQYDSIAFEAKVKVYITDVVGRYKGKVKSWDVVNEIFADGGAMRNETVINSLFKDPIGFYGRCFRYAKAADPDAKLFYNDYSVVLDAGKRTAIKKMVTRFKANGVPIDGLGDQFHYATDTNRQTMKTGFTDLASTGLLIHISELDIKVNTGKSDSYVFNDVENQKQAETYKYIVSMYEDLPQTQKFAISTWGVTDKYTWLTSFWHSKEYPLLLDADYNKKPAYQGFLDGLK, encoded by the coding sequence ATGAAACAATATATTTTAGGAGCACTCACCGCTTTAATGTTTGCTTCTTGCAGCAACGACGAAAAAGTAGTTTTAAAATACGCAGATGAAGGCGATTCTGGAAATCCAAATCCAATTACGCAGACTTTAAAAGAAAAATCCAAATTTAAAATTGGAGCTGCGGTTAAAATGAAAGATTTGCAAAACGAAGCCAACTATAAAAATGCCGTTTTAAAACATTATAATCAGATTACAGCCGAATTTGAAATGAAGATGGCCAGTATTTGGTCTTCATCGACAACATACAATTACACTGCGGCAGATTATTTAGTAGGTTTTGCAAAAGACAATAATATGGAAGTTCACGGACATACTTTGGTTTGGTACGATTCGTTTCCAGAATGGTTTAAAAAAGCCCAATACGATTCGATTGCTTTTGAAGCCAAAGTCAAAGTTTATATTACTGATGTTGTGGGGCGTTACAAAGGAAAAGTAAAAAGCTGGGACGTCGTAAATGAAATTTTTGCCGATGGCGGCGCTATGCGAAATGAAACCGTAATCAATTCCCTGTTTAAAGACCCAATCGGATTTTATGGAAGATGTTTCCGCTACGCAAAAGCAGCAGATCCTGATGCAAAATTATTCTACAATGATTACAGTGTAGTTCTGGATGCTGGAAAAAGAACAGCAATCAAAAAAATGGTAACCAGATTCAAAGCAAACGGAGTACCTATTGACGGTTTAGGAGATCAGTTTCACTACGCTACAGATACCAATAGACAAACCATGAAAACCGGATTTACCGATTTGGCTTCAACGGGATTGCTGATTCATATTTCAGAATTGGATATCAAAGTCAACACTGGTAAATCAGATTCGTATGTCTTTAATGATGTAGAAAATCAAAAACAAGCCGAAACCTACAAATACATTGTATCGATGTACGAAGACTTGCCCCAAACTCAAAAATTCGCGATTTCAACATGGGGAGTAACCGACAAATACACGTGGCTGACCAGCTTCTGGCACTCCAAAGAATATCCGCTACTGCTAGACGCTGATTATAATAAAAAACCTGCTTATCAAGGATTTTTAGATGGATTGAAGTAA
- a CDS encoding RagB/SusD family nutrient uptake outer membrane protein, which translates to MKNINFLFVLIFGLSLGLTSCEDFLEENVKDQVSVDYIYNSPAGLEVGVNALYNQMRYYNLPSGDNSDLWANVFFMVATDLGLHRTWNTPYGTGHNPQSFTGSKWIQGYKIIDRCSAIITSARNIKMDENAKKRLVAQARVIRGELYLDLKQMYGGILIDTIPTTPENINDPVEYKVASDADVYRLIDADLDYAIANLPFKVDPGRYGQGVARHIRGKSALWQEDWAEAAAQFDAIINDGTHGLVALADVWGQNGNHKESLFTYQKDFLLGPSDDLAGGGGSWLSSVFTHRTYELNANELVQDVAYGGQALGWFYPNNYLKSLYDQTNDLRFKTYYYSDNYQDYKINVPSNPRFGQPITNPAIAAPNGNYRAWHWSLKKYHDTEKLPMTSNSYKDYMYYRLAETYLLASEAHHNLGNDTKALAYLNKVRRRGYTGNPESTVTTFDLTSWTLNNYLDESARELAFENNRWFLLKRLGLLVERQNLYFRSSPSGTISGEVPLRMTPAMVNMPIPQSQIDLMGKPAGFNVGYN; encoded by the coding sequence ATGAAAAATATAAATTTTCTATTTGTTTTGATATTCGGACTTTCTTTAGGACTTACTTCATGCGAAGATTTTCTGGAAGAAAACGTAAAAGATCAGGTTTCTGTAGACTATATCTACAATTCTCCTGCAGGATTAGAAGTAGGAGTAAATGCACTTTACAACCAAATGCGTTATTACAACCTGCCTTCAGGCGATAACAGCGATTTGTGGGCCAATGTGTTCTTTATGGTTGCCACCGATTTAGGACTGCACAGAACATGGAATACACCTTACGGAACCGGACATAATCCGCAGTCATTTACAGGTTCAAAATGGATTCAAGGTTATAAAATCATCGACAGATGTTCGGCTATTATTACATCGGCTAGGAATATCAAAATGGATGAAAATGCCAAAAAAAGATTAGTAGCACAGGCAAGAGTGATAAGAGGTGAATTATATCTGGACCTAAAACAAATGTATGGCGGAATCCTTATCGATACTATTCCGACAACTCCTGAAAATATTAACGATCCGGTTGAATACAAAGTAGCCAGCGATGCAGATGTATATCGATTAATCGATGCCGATTTAGATTACGCTATTGCCAATCTTCCTTTTAAAGTAGATCCGGGACGTTATGGCCAGGGTGTTGCGAGACACATTCGCGGCAAAAGCGCTTTATGGCAGGAAGACTGGGCAGAAGCTGCCGCTCAATTTGATGCCATTATTAACGACGGAACACACGGTTTAGTAGCACTTGCTGATGTTTGGGGACAAAATGGAAATCATAAAGAATCTCTTTTTACCTATCAAAAAGACTTTTTATTAGGGCCAAGTGATGATTTAGCCGGAGGCGGCGGCTCTTGGTTAAGCAGTGTTTTTACACACAGAACTTATGAATTAAATGCCAATGAATTGGTTCAAGATGTAGCTTACGGTGGTCAGGCTTTGGGATGGTTTTATCCCAACAATTACCTGAAATCACTTTACGACCAAACCAATGATTTACGATTTAAAACCTATTATTATTCAGATAATTATCAGGATTATAAAATCAATGTTCCAAGTAATCCAAGATTCGGACAGCCTATTACCAATCCGGCAATTGCAGCACCAAACGGAAATTACAGAGCTTGGCACTGGAGTTTGAAAAAATACCATGATACTGAAAAACTGCCAATGACTTCCAACAGTTACAAAGATTATATGTATTACAGATTGGCAGAAACGTATTTACTGGCATCAGAAGCACATCATAATTTAGGAAATGATACCAAAGCACTGGCCTATTTAAATAAAGTAAGAAGAAGAGGTTATACAGGAAACCCAGAAAGTACTGTAACCACTTTTGATTTAACATCGTGGACTTTAAACAATTATTTAGACGAATCAGCAAGAGAATTGGCTTTTGAAAACAACAGATGGTTCCTGCTGAAAAGATTAGGACTTTTGGTTGAAAGACAAAATTTATATTTCCGTTCAAGTCCATCTGGAACTATTTCGGGTGAAGTACCTTTAAGAATGACTCCAGCAATGGTAAACATGCCAATTCCACAATCACAAATTGATTTGATGGGAAAACCAGCTGGATTTAATGTTGGTTACAATTAA